A DNA window from Capnocytophaga sp. ARDL2 contains the following coding sequences:
- the rlmN gene encoding 23S rRNA (adenine(2503)-C(2))-methyltransferase RlmN: MRDIRTLTLGQLTEYFVSIGEKSFRAKQVYEWLWSKQQKSIDEMTNISLKLRERLLQDFSINPIKVDLMQKSIDGTIKNGVKLYDGLVVESVLIPTETRTTACISSQVGCSLNCEFCATAKLKRMRNLEVAEIVDQVVLIDQQSKMHFDRPLSNIVFMGMGEPMMNYNNVVDAVRKITQPEGLGMSSKRITISTSGIPKMIKMLADENLKVKLALSLHSAIEETRNDIMPFSTKFPLTDIMDALLYWYKKTKSRITFEYCVWKGINDKDEDIQALIKYCKKVPSKVNLIQYNSIGEGKFDKRNIEAEQKYVSELEKAGILITVRKSRGGDIDAACGQLANKNV, from the coding sequence GAGCCAAGCAAGTGTATGAATGGTTGTGGTCAAAGCAGCAAAAATCAATAGATGAAATGACTAATATTTCATTGAAATTGCGTGAGCGATTACTTCAAGATTTTAGCATCAACCCTATAAAAGTAGATTTGATGCAAAAGAGTATCGATGGAACGATAAAAAATGGAGTGAAATTGTATGACGGCTTGGTAGTAGAGTCTGTATTGATTCCGACGGAAACTCGTACGACAGCTTGTATTTCGTCGCAAGTGGGTTGTTCACTCAATTGTGAATTTTGTGCTACAGCCAAACTCAAGCGTATGCGTAATCTTGAAGTGGCAGAAATTGTTGATCAAGTAGTGTTGATAGACCAGCAAAGCAAGATGCATTTTGATAGACCGTTGAGTAATATTGTATTTATGGGGATGGGCGAACCGATGATGAATTACAACAATGTAGTAGATGCCGTGAGAAAGATTACTCAACCAGAAGGATTGGGGATGTCGTCGAAACGCATCACGATTTCGACTTCGGGGATTCCGAAAATGATCAAAATGTTGGCAGACGAAAACCTGAAAGTAAAATTGGCTCTTTCATTGCACTCTGCAATCGAAGAAACTCGTAATGATATAATGCCGTTTTCGACCAAATTTCCATTGACAGATATCATGGATGCCTTACTGTATTGGTACAAAAAGACCAAATCACGTATTACTTTTGAATATTGTGTTTGGAAAGGTATCAATGATAAAGACGAGGATATTCAGGCTTTGATAAAATATTGTAAAAAAGTGCCATCAAAAGTAAATTTGATACAGTACAATTCTATAGGAGAAGGTAAATTTGACAAAAGAAATATAGAAGCAGAACAAAAATATGTAAGCGAACTCGAAAAAGCAGGTATTTTAATTACCGTTCGCAAAAGTAGAGGAGGAGATATTGATGCCGCTTGTGGGCAATTGGCAAATAAAAACGTATAA